The Nitrospira sp. sequence ACCGTCATCGCTTCGGTATGATCGATCACCAGATAGCCGCCCGATTTGAGCCACACCTTCCGGCTCATCGCGCGCGCGATTTCCTGTTCGACCCCCAGATGATCGAATAACGGCTCTTCCTTGTCGTAAAAATGAATCCGTGAGGTCTGCTCGGGGGAAAATCGCTGCACGAAATCCCGAATGGCTTCGTATTCCTCCCGCGAATCGATCCAGAGTCGATCCACCTTTTTGCCGAACAGGTCTCTCACCACCCGGAAGCTCAGGCTCAAATCCGAATGCAGCAATGCGGGAGCGGGCAATTGTTCCCGCTTGGTCAACACGTCCTGCCAGAGCACGTGCAAAAAATCGACGTCGGATTTCAGTTCGTCTTCTTTGACGCCTTCACTCACCGTCCGCACGATGTACCCGCAACCCTGGCGGCGAACCCGGCGCATGATTTCTTTCAGCCTGGCCCGTTCTTCATCCCGCGGAATGCGCCGAGACACGCCGATATGGTCGACGTTCGGCATAAAGACGAGGTATCGTCCGGGCAGCGAGACATACGTCGTGACTCGTGACCCCTTGGTGCCGATCGGCCCCTTGGAAATCTGCACCATCAGCTCTTGGCCTTCACTCAACAGCTGTTCGATGGGCTTCGCGCTCTGGCGTTTGGGCCGCAGCATGTCCGAATCTTTTTCGTCTTCATCGTCCTCGACCAACATATCTCCCGGCTCCGCATCAACCAAGAGATCGGAGACATGCATGAACGCGGCTTTTTCCAAGCCGATATCCACGAACGCGGCTTGCATTCCGGGCAATACCTTGGCGACTCTTCCCTTATAAATGTTTCCGACAAAGTCTTTGTGCTTGGCGCGGTCTCCGAACAAATCGGTGACGACCCCGCCGTCGAGCACGGCCACGCGGGTTTCTTCCCGCGAGACGGTTATCGCGATCTCATTTCCCATACTGACTCCTTTGATCTGAACGCCGCCGCAGTTCGGAGGACGCGATGGACGCGGGCCTACGCCCAGG is a genomic window containing:
- a CDS encoding Rne/Rng family ribonuclease, with the translated sequence MGNEIAITVSREETRVAVLDGGVVTDLFGDRAKHKDFVGNIYKGRVAKVLPGMQAAFVDIGLEKAAFMHVSDLLVDAEPGDMLVEDDEDEKDSDMLRPKRQSAKPIEQLLSEGQELMVQISKGPIGTKGSRVTTYVSLPGRYLVFMPNVDHIGVSRRIPRDEERARLKEIMRRVRRQGCGYIVRTVSEGVKEDELKSDVDFLHVLWQDVLTKREQLPAPALLHSDLSLSFRVVRDLFGKKVDRLWIDSREEYEAIRDFVQRFSPEQTSRIHFYDKEEPLFDHLGVEQEIARAMSRKVWLKSGGYLVIDHTEAMTVIDVNTGRFVGKRDQEETILRNNLEAAKEVAYQLKLRGIGGIIIVDFIDMEREKNRDKVYHALVDAMASDKARTRISRISDLGLIEISRERVREDLLRSLSEPCRYCEGRGYTKSPTTVVYEIFREIRRIEPASDQQRIIVGAHPTVAELLQDEERHGVEVLERDCSAKIIITPDSQLHLEQYDLVVL